The genomic region TGCTAGTGATCGTGCAAGTGGTTCAATGGATTGTATCCAGAGAAACAATGATTGCCTTGAGAAAGGGAGTGATGCTCAGGTAATTTTTTGCTCTTTGCACTTTCCAGAGCGACGTGTTATTTAAAATAATGAATTACCATTATCATCTTCAGTGAACCTAGATGCTAAATATTTAAAGTTATACTTATGCCTGTTTTTGTGTTTGCTAAGTGTAAAAAATGGATTTCTATTCTTTTTTGGGTTGGCTTCATGGATTTTGTGAAAAGACTGAGTATTCTGTCTCTTGCAGAGCTCTTGCACGAAGCCGGACATGGAAACTGAGAGTGCACCCATGGAAACCACCCAAGATTTATCTGAGACAACATGGGGCAAATCATCTCGAAATGAAACAAATTTGCAGAACTGTGAAGCAAATGCCAGTTTTCATGAAGGTGAAACTTCATTACATTTTAGAATAATTTTTTATATGTTTCGTTTTGTTAGGAGCCATCTAACATTTTGCAAATGCTTTTATTTTATAGGTTTTGCTGTGGGCTTCTCCACGGAAGTCAATAGAGCAACGAGTGAACCAAAAGTTCAAAGAAGGGACAATTTTACTGCAAATGAGGAGGCTTCTGATGTCAATTCTACTAAAACAGCTATTGACTTCATGGGCACATCAAATAACCACGTTGCTTCAAATGATGGCATGGATAAGTTTGATTTTTCCCCATCACTTGATCTTTCCCTGAGAAGATCTACCCTTACGCCTTCCGATTCATCAGCCTTCACAAGGTGAGTTTCTGTTTGGTCTTTTATAAGTGGCATAGGCATTTGCATATAGCATCTTTGGCATATATTTATTTTCAAGTGTTTCTTTGGCTAACTCATTGTAATTCCTACCATATGCAGGTATACTAATAGATCTCTTCTGCCCCAACACCCTACATTAGTTGGTAGCGATTTTGATCAACTAAAAGCATCTGGAAGCAATTCTGATAAAAATTACTCACAGTTTGTTACCGGTTACAAATCTGACGTTCCTGATCCATTGCTTAGCTCTCAAAGTGTTGTATCTTTCGTAACGGGCCATTCTGGGGTTGCAACATCATGCCCCCAACAGAAAGTACTTCCAGTTCAAGTGAAGGGTGTAAGGGTCAACGATGGCTATGGCTCTGTGCATCCAATTTTCTGTACACAATCAAATCCATCACCAACACCGACTCCAAGTCAACTTTGGCCCAGTATCCGAAAGAATACCTTTTATCAGAACAATTATGAGAACTCCGAGCTGCTGTACAATCAACTTGGTCAAAATACCGACAATTTGACCCAAAAACAGGATCATGTTATGGACTGTGTAGATCGAGGACATATATCTCCGACCACCGATCAAAGTACGAGCGGTAGTTTCTGTAATGGCGCTATAAGTCGTTTCAACAGCATAGGTGCTTATGGAAGTACTTGTGGAAGTAATGGAAATACTACTGATCAGGTTGCTGTCGGCAATAGTACTGTTGCAGAGAGCAAGAACGAAGATGGGTATTTCAGTACTAATGGGAATTCTCACAGATCAATCCAGAGAGAAGCTGCTCTGAACAAGTTCCGATTGAAACGGAAAGATAGATGCTTTGAGAAGaaggtatacatataattgttttgTTCCCGCATTTATAAGTATATTAATTCACATTTGGATAATACTTATGCTGATTTGTTCGTTTTCCCTATCAGGTTCGATACGAGAGTAGGAAAAAGCTTGCAGAGCAGCGTCCAAGAATAAAAGGACAATTTGTTCGACAGGTACAGTCGGATGCTCCACATGTCGAAAATGGGAACAACTAGGGCAATTCATATGATAGTTAGGAGGTTAGACACTAGAATTAGTAAGTAACACAGAGGCTAGCTATTGACTGGTTTTAGCAGCGATTAGTGTTAATATCCACTTGTGACGTGTGAGAACCGATCAGAGGTTCGAAATTCGAGACAGACTGAAGATGTTTTTCTGACATTGACAGCAATAGTATTACACCTGTGGATATCAACAGGGCTGTAGTATTCTCTTGTATGTATTGTAAAATGGCATTGTAAGAGTTGACTGCTCATTTGTCTATGTATTTTCACACACTGTATCAACATAGGAGGGGGTTCCTTTGTTCCTTTGTTTATTATTAACATGTAGATTTGTTCACTCCAAAACTTTAACTCTATACATATTTTGTTAGTGGATGAAGTTTAGCAAAAGAAAGCTTGGGTTGTTCGATTTGTTAGTAAGGAAAGATTCTAGCATGCAGAAAAATACAAAAGGCTATGGTGTGCCTCGGATTTGTCTTTTTTCTCTCATCATTTTGTGAAATTCCCCATGATTAGTGCTGTGATTTGTGTCCCACTACCAGTTTTATGATCAGTATTGCTTATTTCTTACACTTATCTATCTGTAGAAAATGGGATCGTGTTGAAATTCTCTTCTGAACTTATCCTTTCCATGGTTACAACTTTTTAACCAAAAGATAAACGAGAAATTGATTCAATAATTAGGAAGAACAAAGAAATGGACAAGCATGCACTACAAATGAGAAAAATTTGTAAAAAATGACTTGGAGAGACGTATAAGACTAGAAACCAACATTAAAATTGGATAGTACCATGGAAAACAAGACCAATATTTGTCTTGGTTCTAGCTAAAAGAGAGAAACATGTCTTTGTTTTCACCTAATGATCGGTCTCGTTCAAACACTTGAATATCATCTTTATATATCACCTCGGTTTTTATTTTGATGTTTGACCGGGTCCAATACATCGCTCTGGCGATTTCACTTGAGATTTTTAACATAGAGAGCTCTTAAATAGAAGCTTCTGCAACAATTCCTTGCTCATTTTCATTTAGGAACTAGTCAGAACTTGAGGACTAGGGACTGAGTCTTTGTTGAATTGTTTTATTCCAATTACGGTCCTATACAATTTGCTAACAAAAAGCCGACCAATTAGTTTTTGGATAAAACTGATTTAAAGTCGGTTAGGTTCGGTTTTATAATTTTTGATAAACCTATAATTTTGGTCCATCCTCTCATTTTATTTTACGTAAAAATGTACATTAGTGGAATAAATTTGTACCTTACTCATAGCCACAACTATCGCTAGAAAAACGGGTTGTCCGGTCCGGCCCGGTTCAGGTCCGACCGAGTTAGGCTAGAAAACGAGTCGAGCCGAATTGAGCCTCAAAATTTTTCGATCTTTAAAATTGAGGTCCGAGTCCGGCCCGTTTTCGATATCGAGTCGAGCCGAACTGTccatttaaaattaaaaaaaaaataaaggaaatttttttttacaaaaatcaaACAAATAAATACCAAACAATCCAAACCATGTATAAATAGTAAGCAAACTAGCAAAGTGCAAAGTAATGATCTCCCAACACTTCAAAATATGATCGAGGAGTCTATTGACGTCCTTGACTTTTAATACGGGATATATATTTTTAGCAAAATATCCCTCCGGTTTGTTTTTTCCCGTAATATAGTACCCAAATTTTGCTACTGGAATCGTAAATCAAAATCCATCTAAAATTTACAAGATAAATGTAGTGAAACAATGAAAAAAATATTGAATTTGTATAATATGCAGAACAAAAATTAATTGATATTTacctttttttttaataaaagccCGCGAGCAGCCCGGGACCGGCTCGGCCCAAGCTCGCCAAAAGCCCGGGTTCGTCGATCCCGAGCCCAAAAAAAACCCGCCTTGTAAACGATCCTTATTTTTTTGACCGGGACCGCTCATTTTTCGAGCTGATCCGAGCCGATCCCGGGCTTTAAGCCCATTTTCTCGGCCTAGCCACAACACACATGTACATTCCTAATGGGTGATTTGGGGGTTTCAATTATTCGGGCTCGATCGTGACTGAACCCAAAATTAGGCCGAAAACTTATTAATTTTAGGACCGATCAAAAGATTTAGCCGATACGTTACTAGCGTGGCATACTAGagatattcaaaaaaaaaaaaaagcgtggCATACTAGAGGAAAAAGAAATATGCACGTAATTGCATCTAGCCAGGTAATGGCTacgttaataattaattatataataatggcTGCAAACAAATTACCATGCCAATTGCAATAGGTCAGTGTCAACATCATAATCATCAACCATATATAAATAAATGGATGTTCATAATCTTGTATGAGAAGAAAGATAAGGAAACAAAAAGCCTAACATCTTTTTTCATTTGTTGCAATCATCATAGACCTAATTTTGGTCCCAGAGCAATCAATTTTTGTTAGTTTGTATAATAATAGGTGATTAGATGTGAAAAATACTATCACTAAGGCCATTGCTTGATTGAATGGCTACAACTCGATTTGTTTATCTTGTACAATTTTGGGATAATCTATTTTCGTTTGCCTATTGGAATTTGggataacataaatatatatataattgtttgattACAAATCGTATGATAAAAACTTATATGACGTTTTACAATATATGATATTTTGATTATCGTGTCATGTATAATTgagacaaaaataataatatatagttgAACATATTTCTTATCATGTTGTGTAATTgagacaaaaataataatatatagttgAACATATTTCTTGTCATGTCATGTTTGGTATGCACCGTTATCTTATCAATTATTTTTTTAGGATAGATCGAGTTGAGAGGCTCAATTGatgaataattaaaaaaaatgtcAAAAAAGCAAATCAAAACACTGAAAAAAACACTTTACTCTTCCTGTTTATTTTCAAAGTGTTAGCCTGGTCTCTGCTATGAATATGATCGATCCCACTATTTGAGGAGATATCCTTTTAAAGATCCCTTATTTGGGAGGGGCCCGTCACTAATTGTCCGATCATAAAAAAATCAACGGGGTAGGGCAAATCTGGTGATAAGATATGGCAATCAAACGGTTGAGATTAATCAGAGATGGGGCTTACATTGTTTTGCTCCAAATTTTAAACAAACAAGACCTTCTTTTTCATAATTTAAAAGTAACGGCTACCTTAAAGTCGTGTTAAGCCATTTGAACttgtttaactatatatatatatatatatatatatatatatattttttttcttctttatctGAGGGTATGATTAAATTTTCAGATTCTTCATGTCCCCTCCTCACCTTTTGAGCAATTTTTTTAGCAGCTCCGTAAAACACCgtctttttaatttaattaattactcGTATTAAGACGTAAAAAATTATAATTTGATTCATGTTTAATATATTAGTACAATTATGGTAgtctaaattaaaaaaaataaaaaattatggtAGTCTAAGTTCTCTAGCTAGGGGCTgattaattaataattttttttgatGGTCAATTAATTGATAAAATTATTCTCTAGACGCAATACAAAATCAATGTATCTAGTACTAATATTATACTACAAAAGTGTTTTACTTATAACATAACCCAATTTTATTTAATTCTTAGATATTTTATATGAGAGGCTCAGAAAATAAGCATGATTTTGATGAAATTTATCATCTACTACTTAATTTGCATAGAAAAAATTAAAGATGGAGGATAGTTTAGATGAACTTTCCCACATAAAATTTAGACATTTGATTCTTAAATTATTCAAACAACCTCTAATCATTTGGAAAAGTTTTACCTACTATATGTTTATGACAAAATTACATATATTACGAATATAACTTTGAATTACAAACCCAATTAATAAATACTCATATATATAATTCGAATATAAGGtatataatttatttttattttttttatgttagaATATAAGGTATATAATTAAGAATGCATGTAATTTTAAGTCCATATGCTTAGAAAATCTAGCCAAATTTTTTTCACCAAATCAAGGATCGATTTCGCTTGAAAATTTTCAATTCAAGAAATCTAGATAGTTAAAGAGAGATATGAAAGAAGCCACTAAACCGAGCACCGATATAACAAATAGAAAAGGCTAAGTATGAGCTTTTTCTTGCTCCTTTTAGAAATCAAAAGTCTCTTTAAGTTGCAATAATTCTAAAAGCAAAATTTCCTCTCTGATTACGGCCAGAAATAAAATTAATCCCATATATTAGTCCCCTCTTACCTTCAATCATTAATCATGTTACAAGTAGAtattatatcttctcttatataatTGAAGGGATTAGTGAAAATCATTCGAAAGCATGTTTGCATGGCGTAATTAGCTTGACAATAATACAAAGTATATTTGTATATTCATATGAACCATACTATGTTGGATTGTAGGACCCCAACGCTTTATGATCCCTTTGCGAATTGTTGAGAATTTAGAGTCTTGTACGATAAGCATCAATCAATGTTGGGAATACAGAAATCATCAAGTGTTGGGGACATTTAAAACTTTAATAAACAAAATTATGTTCGTTATTCAAAAATCTTTGCATTTTTTTTCTTGGAAGGGGTTTGAAGATTGCATTTGCTATATATAACAGTATATGATCAGCTAAGTATGAATCACCTATAAATCGTCGCATATAATTTCCGGAACCGTGACGATACAGTATATTGGTTTCGTTCTTGGTTCACAAtctcacatacatatacatatatatgtagtaATGTAATACATCTCTCGTGGACCCAAAAAATTATGTGGCAAAGGTGATTTCACATGTCTAGTTAATATGATGGTGTACACAGACGTGTAGTAGAGCTCTTAATTTGTCCTCAATttgaattataattaataattttatactAATTACTCTTGGATATTTAATGTTAAAACTTCAATTTTATAGTAATTTTATATATCTTGAGGTTTTCCTTTGAAGCATATCGATCCGTAAATGTGTGGACAGACATATACATTATAATAGTAagaattttatttctattattatacgAGATGATTTCAGCACAATGCTAGACAAAACAGTAATATCTTCAATTTGCTGCGGTAACTCTAGTCGGAACACTTTGTTTTGTGATTTGCAGTTTTCACTTTTCAGGTAAAAAATCATTCTATATATTTGATCGGATACAGCTTCATATATACAATTTTTTTTTCCCGAAATTCATATATACAATTTAAAGTAATAGATAGTCAAAGAATAAACCTGGCATACACCATCATGATTCAGTTTCTCAAAGAATCCCACTTTAATTAAGTCTTCCACTTTTTTCTCGGTAATTAACATTAGACCTCGACTTATGCAGTTTATATATTAAAGTTAAGTAAAAATTCTAAAAGGCCTCAGGGGAAAAAAGTGTATGTAAACATGGAACCTTGTAATTCAATTTCTTCAACATGAGTAGTTGTTTGACAAATTCATAGCCAAGTAAATTTTAAATCCCGATCATTATTAACTTTAAATAACAATGCTCTAGCCTCCGGGATCGAAGCTTTAAAATTGTGTTCCATAATccacatatgtatatattgttaacaGTGTATGAAAATTACTAGTAGTAATATACAAGATATTGAGTATTCAGGATTATTGTTTCATGAGGAAGTATTTAAAGAATAAATACTCTTTCCGTCTCAAATTAGATGCTAATATTTGTGATTTCATACAAATTAAGAAAACCACAACATAAGCTCATTTTCCAACATAATTATGATTGTATATACTAAAAAACTCTTAAAATTACAACTAATAACCAAATGCATGAGGAGAGTGCATGGGGACATGATGGTGAAGTTAGTGAGAATCTAATGGATAAACATAACTGATGTTCCTTAAACTTGTCAAAATTTACATCTAATTTGAAATAAAAATTATGTTTATATTTGCATCTAATTTGGGACAGAGGGAGTATATCAAAGCTCGTGGTAATTTAAAGAAATGTTCAACTGTAATTTGAACCTTTATCAGTACCATTGGTTTGAACTAGTACTCGTGATCGTTAGGCGATCGGAAAGTCGACCTCCATTACAATTGGTCTCGCGTGCTGCGTGATTTTCCGCACATTACAAATAAAACCTAGCTACAAATTAGAAGTGAGGGTGCAGGACCACGACACTCCTACATCAAGGACCCAATCGTCGTCATATGAGGAGGGGGTTACATACACCAACACACATGCAGCGCCATAGCAAAAATGTAGATATTTCAGACAAGGAGGCGCTATAGAGGGCGCGATGTCACGTCGCCATCTTGCTTGTTGGTTGCTTCTTCCCGTATAAGAGCCAGAACAAGATAGACCTTTTCCTACTGCAGCTCCTAGAAGACCCAAAGAATTGCGGTCAGTTGAGCTGGGGTAGTGCCGTTCTTGCATACACCTACCGCACATTGTGCAATTCTGCCCGTTCAGGAGAGCATTACACTAACATGTGCGGGCTACTCGTGCAGTCCTGGGCATGGTCGAAGATTCTTAAGGTCAGACCAAGATTTGGTCGAGGACATGTGGCGCCGATCGGTTTGTCATTTGCTGCACAGTAAGTTCATGACTCTGTTGAAGTTATAACTAAATTCATTGATTTATGGCGTACAAATTACCGTACGATTTTTCTACGCAGGTGGACGAGACCTTTGTCTAGAACAAATATTACGAGTCACGTCCTTCTGGCTTACAGGGATCAGCTGTCCATGATGATTTCGTCGCAGGTATTTTGTCATCTAAGTTCCCGTTGACCTTTAAATTTTTTTAGCACAATTTTTCCAAaacataaatttatttttaacaattaattTTGTCATTCTGTTTTAGTTCCTATGGACACCCTACGTTGACCACATGCACACTCTATCAGATGGATGCCGTCAGGGTGAGAACATTTGGAGGTCCATGACATACCTCCACTACTACTACATTATGGAGGGACACTACCCCGACAGGGTGATGCGACAGTTTGGATGCCTGCAAGTTGTTCCGGACGATCCTCTGAATGAGACTGAGACTCAGAGATTACACAGAGTAAAGAGGTCGTCACACTATAGGAATTAGGAACGAGATCATGCTATTTACGTTCAAGAGTGGCACGAACGAGCTAACTGTGTCGTGGAGGGTACCCCTACAACTTACCCGGAGGCGGAGCCTCCTTATAGATCTTGGTACCGTAGTAAGACCGTCCAGTTTATCCAGGATCCCAATCATCAGCCACCCGTAGCAGGTTACCATGGCCTTATAGATTCAATGCATGCCCTGTTATGTACAAATTATTTCTTATTAGTCTGACGTTCGGCGATCTCTATTGAAAAATATTAATTCAGTGATTATGTTCCTGCGTATTGAATTGCAGAGCGAGGAGTTGAGCCAACTTATGCAGTGGACGTGCAACCTACAGGAGGTGTACAACGGTAATGAGTATCATTCCCAGCATGCGCAAAATTATGGGGAAATATCAACCAGGATCAGGGACTTGCTGGAGGCCACCGGTTTGCCAATCCAGAACCCGACCCTAGTCCCGACTCATGGAATCGTACATGAGGATCCCAGTCAGGATTACGTACCTCCACAGTCCAGATCACTGTTGCGGCGGCTAGGGAGTCGGGTGTTGAGAAGCGGTAGACGAGCCAGAGGGCCCCCGCCCGAAGTACCTCCTCCTACAGCACAAGCGGGACCCTCTCGTCTAGCTGTTTCTGGTCGTCATTCAATTTCGGATCGTCCTGTTGGATCTGGTCCCTCTCGTCCTGCTGTATCTGGTCATCGTTCCGCATCAGACCATCCTGCTGTATCCGATCGTTCTATATCCTCCCACCATCCACGATCTATAGTGCCAGAGGTACAGATATTGGGGAGCGATGATTTGTTTTCAGCACAAATCAACCTTAGGTTCCTTGACATGATGACCACCTAGACGTTTACTGGCAATGAATTGGCAGATGCAACTTCTCCATTTCAGCAGTTAGCACCTCCGGTCGCGTCGGATGTTGCAGGGTCCTCCATGGCTGTAGATCATACCGGTCTTACACATCCTGTAGAGTATAGCTTCGACAGTCTTTGGTCTGGTGTACTGCAGCAGCAACAGCCGACCACGAATGACCCTCCTCGTCACTCACATTCTGGAGATGTTCATATGGGCTTAGGCATCGGGTCCAGTTCTTAGGGCGTTCACTCACAATCTGGAGATGATCCCAAACCAGCTACGGAGGAGACAGAGTTGCAGCGACATGATCGCATAGGTCGTGGTCAGATGAAGAGGAGGGACAGTTGGTTCTACGGATAAGGTCGTCTTTCGTAATTTTGCGAGTAGGTTGTATATATATAGTTGTAAggaataatattttattaatattttttcAAATTCGTCACttgataaaaaataaataaatgattattCATCATACTCATTATCATCAccgtcatcgtcatcatcatcatcatcatcatccgtatcctcatcctcatcatcttcatgagagtcatcatcatcatcatcatcatccgcaTCCTCATCCTCATCATCTTCATGAGAGTCATCCTCATTGTTGTCACCATCTTCATAATCATCATTGTACTCGTCATCATCGAGAGGCGCGTTTCCATGAAGTCCGTATGGGTCGCGTAACATGTTCAACGACAATCTATTCGCCGGTGTATGAGTGAACGAGCATTTCCTCCTGTCGTGGTCTCTAGCGTTGCAATTGCTACACCCTCGTGGTTTTCGACCTGTTCTGTTCGCGTAATCCCTCGCGCCCATCAATCGTCTGTTAATTCTTTTGCGACCCCGACCGGTATGATGAACCATCCGACTGTCATCCGGTAGGAGCAAAAACTCGGATTCGGGCAAGTTATTCGGCAGGGGTGACATACACCACTGAATTGTTGTCTCCAACCATTCCATGTGTAGCAACGTTGAACCAGATCTAGACGATGGATGTTGAGTACCTTCGCAACGACCATTGCATGAGAACAAGGAATCTTGTAGGTGTTCCAATGTAAACATGTGCATGACCCATGTCAAATCAGACAATATGTTCACTGCCCGCAACTCCGAGACGCAACGACGAAGATCTCACACTGAACGTACGTCCGGGAGCATTTGGATATAACAAGACTTCGTACCGTCTGGCGCGCATCTTGTTGCCATTGAATGTTTCAGACGGTATCGGTTCAAGCGCAGATCTATACCTATTAATTTTCGCCATCTCGTCTGCAAAAATCGCCATAGCTTTTGCGTGTGTGGCCTGGACGAACGTCCTTATCGGCAAGAAGCGATCGCCTCTAAGAATGTTATTGTAACTTTCCACGTCGTTGGAAGTAGTTACGCCCCATCTGTAGAATCCGTCTAGGAACAATGTCCACTTCTCTAGGGGAATACGTTGCAGATATGTAGCTGCATACTGACTCATTTCTATAAGATCTGCCCACGCCTTCATATATTTAACCTCATCCAACTCGGTACCCATGGCCTAACATAACGCATATAATCCTTTCTTCTTCGGGACGCTTGTCATCATATTGGCACGGATGTGCTCCATGCAGTACCTGTGCAGAGGCAATGTTTAAGTGATGGATTAATTTGAATTTAAAATTACAATTAAATTGCTATAATCATCACCTGTGAACTCCCCAGTTTGGAAATTTTCTATCCAGCTTCACGACAGCAGAAAGGATGCCCGAATGACGATCAGAGATGATGCAAGTGAACGTATCTCGTAGAACGTATTTTTTTAGGTATTTTAAGAACCAATACTAGCTGTCGTTCGACTCCTCGTCTATGATGGCATATGCGACTGACACGACTCTGTTGTTAACAGTCTTCACAATCACTATGACCGCCTTACCCTTGTACGCCCCTTGAAGATGCGTTGCGTCAACGGTAACTACAGGGTGACTGTGTTGAAATGTGTGTTTCGTAGCACCAAAATGCCAAAATACGTACCTGAATAAATAACCAAAATCGGTATATAGTGCAAAATTCATATTATCGTGCACAGTAAACATTTGTCCGTACCTGAAAATCTTCTTCCGGCTATGTACAACCCCGTCCTCCTTCTTGAACTTCCACTGCACTTTCGTCCCATCGTTGTAGTGTTCAAGAGCTCTCATGTAACTAGGCAGTTGGTGAAAATTTGTCTCCCAATCTCCATATAACTGGTTCATCGCCACTCGCTTACCATCCCAAGCTTTTTTCTTCCCAATTTTACAGTCGAATGCTGATTCGCAATCGAAAACAATGGACTTGATTAGGTAATTTGGACGGTCGCGAATCTTATCATTTATGACGTGGGCAACATGATTTTGCGAAATATTCCTGTCTTCCCGTTCATTGTTTGCTCTGTCATAATTGTGCCCATCACACCAGGCTGTCATTTGCTACGTGCGATATTCGCTCTTAAACGAAGCATGGATCTTCCACTTGCATATAATACCGTGATAAGGCTTCTTAGTACGTTTGTTTGGACGATTTATGCATTTTGCAGCCCATCTCATCTGATCTGACACCGTCACGCGATACTCTGCTCCCCGCCTAGTTGACCATATGGCTATCGCACCCTGAAGCTCTTCCCTATTCGAAAAATGCGTTCTCAGCTTTATGGTGCTAGGGTCACCATTGTATAACTCTGAACGAGTAGGAATGCGGCGGTTTGTTACCTCATCAGGTCCATCCATATTGTTGAACACATGATAATCTCTTGCGCGAGGAACAATGTAATCCTCGTCGGAGGGGCCGTAACCTCGTCGTCCGCGAGGCCTACTACTCGACTCTCCCTCGGCATTGAATCTTGTTGTTCGACCCGAATTATAAATCGGATGGTAGCTTATGAACAAGTCACGACTTCAAGAATGATGTTGATACATCAATGATAATGTAGCATCATCACTTCCCCCTTTGAATCCCTTCGCGCATTCCCCCGGATATGGCTAGAGAGCAAGATGGAGGCTTGCTTAAGACTTGGCATTTGAAGTGGGATAGGATGGATCTCCTTCACCTGAGGGCAATCTGTCCCTGAGCTGCTTTGGCGATGTCCATCATCATTAATAACGATACATTGTTTTTCACCGTTATCATTCACGTATACATAGATTAGCCTCAATTGTAGCCCTTCTCTTTCAATGCCGGCATAATTGCACATTATTTGGGAAAAATCATCATAactcaacatatctttgatcaaataCGTTGCGTCGGGAACACTACCTACCACGACCTTGCCATCAACATATTGTACAGAACTCCtacaatataaatttaaatatgaagacatattgaataatattttaaaaaataatacGAAGAAAAAACTAGGATTTTCAAAAATATTAAGAAAGATGAAGAAAGATTGTGAAAATGAATCTCGTGCGGTGTGAAATTTATAGGCAAAAACTTTGCCGGAAGTGGAATTTCCGGACTTTTAAACCCGTGAATGACAATTACGGATTAAAGCTTCCCGTAAACTTCATTTCCGGGGCAATAGTAATCCCCGTAAACTACAATTCCGGATCAAGCGCAGCCGGATTTCCCATTTCCGGGACTAAAGAAGTCCCGGATTTCCCATAAACGAAATCAACAATTCC from Rutidosis leptorrhynchoides isolate AG116_Rl617_1_P2 unplaced genomic scaffold, CSIRO_AGI_Rlap_v1 contig122, whole genome shotgun sequence harbors:
- the LOC139881173 gene encoding two-component response regulator-like APRR5, with amino-acid sequence MGEMALSSREQEQLVKTTVEENRKDDGGGGGGDDGGGGGRGGTVKWESLFSRKFLRVLLVEADDSTRQIIAALLRKCNYRVVAVTDGLKAWELLKGKPHNIDLILTEGDLPAISGFALLTLIMEHEICKNIPVIMMSSEDSISTVYKCMLRGAADYLVKPIRRNELRNLWQHVWRRRSLSFAGSAPQDESIGQQKVEATAENNAASDRASGSMDCIQRNNDCLEKGSDAQSSCTKPDMETESAPMETTQDLSETTWGKSSRNETNLQNCEANASFHEGFAVGFSTEVNRATSEPKVQRRDNFTANEEASDVNSTKTAIDFMGTSNNHVASNDGMDKFDFSPSLDLSLRRSTLTPSDSSAFTRYTNRSLLPQHPTLVGSDFDQLKASGSNSDKNYSQFVTGYKSDVPDPLLSSQSVVSFVTGHSGVATSCPQQKVLPVQVKGVRVNDGYGSVHPIFCTQSNPSPTPTPSQLWPSIRKNTFYQNNYENSELLYNQLGQNTDNLTQKQDHVMDCVDRGHISPTTDQSTSGSFCNGAISRFNSIGAYGSTCGSNGNTTDQVAVGNSTVAESKNEDGYFSTNGNSHRSIQREAALNKFRLKRKDRCFEKKVRYESRKKLAEQRPRIKGQFVRQVQSDAPHVENGNN